The genomic interval GAATATACAAGAGATATTTTAGAAAGAAGGAGAAAAATATGAAAAGTCCATCAGAATATCATAAGGAAGGATATACTTGTGCAGAGGCTATTATAAAATCTTATAATGAAGAATTTAATAAGGATATACCAGTATCTTTAGGAAGTGGCATGGGAACAGGAATGGCTGTTGGAAGTTTATGCGGAGCCGTAAATGGAGCAGTTGTAGCTATTGGTTTCATAAAAGGAAGAGAGAGTAATGATGAGAAAAATGAGGCCAGAGCTTATTCAAAGGAACTTCTAAATAGAATAAGAGAAGAGTTTAATTCAGAAATTTGTTTAGACTTAAAGAAAAGTAAGGTAAGTTGTGCAGAAATAATAGATTTTGCATATGATACTTTAAAGGATGTTCTTAAAGAAAAATAAAAGACATGCAGAAAATGCATGTCTTTTATTAAATGTAGGTAATTGAGTAAAATAATATTTATAAAACAAAACTATGATAAAGAGGAAGAGAATCTCTATCCTCAAAATCGCTAATTAATGGCTTAAGATATAATAAACCTTCTTCGGTTATATTATTACCTTCTTCATTTATCCATTCACTTGGAAAATATTTTATATTATTAGCTATTTTATCAGCTTCAATTAAAAAAGTAGAGCTTTTATATGGGAATGAAGAATCTCTTCTTATAGCAACCATATAACCACCTTCTGAATTAATAGAAGCTTCTAAGGCAGCTTGTCCTACCATAACAGCTTCATTTACATCTATTTTAGATGAAGCATGCATAGAACATCTTTGTAGAGTATTAAGTTCTAGAGATTTAACTCTATGTGTTATACTAGCTTGGATTATTAGGTTCTTTAAGTAAGTACCTACACCACCTAATTGAGCATGTCCAAATGAATCGTCATTTGGTGCAGTTTCAGTAAGAAACTTTCCATTTTCATCTTTTAATCCTTCAGAAGCTACTATATATACATGTTTTTTTTCTTTAAATATTCTAGCTACATCAGTTAAAAAGCTTTGTACTGAAAATGCTCTTTCAGGTAAATATACTAAATCAGCACATTTATTCCCGTTTATAGTTGCTAAGGCACCAGAAGCTGCTAACCAACCTGTATCTCTTCCCATAGTTTCAATTATGAAAATTCCATTATTAGTATAAACTTTTGAGTCTAAATAAGTTTCTAAAACTGCTGTAGATATGAATTTTGCAGCGCTACCAAATCCTGGAGTGTGATCTGTGTGCATTAAATCATTATCTATTGTTTTAGGGATTCCAAAGAATTTTATATCTATATTTTTAGCTTTTGCAAAAGCATTTAATTTAGCAGTAGTATCCATTGAGTCATTTCCACCTACATAAAAGAAAGCTTTTATATTAAGTGAGTTTAAAATATCTAAAAGTTTTAAGTACTCATCTTCACTTTCGCTAAGAGGTTTTAATTTATATCTACAAGAACCTAAACCAGAGGCTGGTGAATTTTTAAATCTTTCTAATTGAAGTTCATCAAGGTCTGAAAGGTTTATTATTTTCTTATTTAAAATACCTTCTATTCCGTTTAATCCACCATAAACATTCTCATATAAATTAAGTTTTTTATTTGCTTTAACTAGACCATAAACACTAGCATTTATTACTGAAGTAGGTCCGCCAGACTGAGCTATAATACAATTCATTTGAAAAATCTCTCCTTTTATTATGCACATTTATATAAAAAAGGTTAAATGTGCTATACTATTAAACTTAATAACGTACTCTATTTCATAATATACACTACTTTAATATTTCTTGTCAAATAGAAATATTAAAATTTTAATTTAAATTGAATTTGAAAATAATTCGTATTTATTTTGAGGATTTTAAAAAACATAGGGTTTTATTAAATTTTTTAAAAAATTAATTGATATTTTAATTAAAAAAAATAAATGGAGTTTTATTTAAATATTGGGTAACTTATTAAAGAAATTATCAAGAAAGTATTAAGAAAAATTAACAATGATTAAAGAAATATTTCTATTTTATTCATTTTTTGGTTGATTTTTGTTCACATAGTGCTATAATTAGTAATCGAGAGGTGAATTTTTTATGAACAAAAAAATCTTAATAGCAAGCCATGGCAAGTTGGCAGGGGGAATTCAGAGCTCCTTAAATATACTTGCAGATAAGGGTGATGATGTAGAAGTTATAAATGCATATATCACTGATGAGGATTACACTCCACAAATTGTAAATTTTATCGAGAGCATTGGGGAGAATGAGCAAGGTATAATATTTACTGACTTATTTGGCGGTAGTGTTAATCAAAAAGCAGTAACACAAGTTGCAACTGCTAAAAAGGAAAATATTTTTATAATTTCTAATGCTAATTTAGCAATAGTATTATCAATATTATTTTCTGCTGAAGATGAGTTAACAGAGGAGTCTATAAAAAATGCTATAGATGAAGCTCAAGTAACTCTTGTTTCAACAAAGTTATCTAGTGATGATGAGGATGACTTTTTCTAGATATTAAGAAATTAAAAACCAATATCTAACAATACCCTTTAAGAAAACGATTAATTATATTTATATGAAATAATAAATTTTTTTAAAGTAATAGTAATCGTTTAAAAAGAAAAAATTAACAAAATAGTATTTTGAATTTTAGGAGGAAAAAATTATGATAACTCAAATACGTGTAGATGACCGTTTAATACATGGACAAGTAGCAGTAGTATGGACAAAGGAGCTAAATGCACCACTTTTAGTAGTAGCAAATGATGAGGCTGCAAAAAATGAAGTTATGCAAATGACTTTAAAAATGGCTGTACCAAATGGAATGAAACTTTTAATTCGTTCAGTTGAGGATGCTATAAAAGTTTTTAATGATCCTCGTGGTAAGGATAAAAGAATGTTTGTTATAGTAAACAGTGTATCAGATGCTACAAAGATTGCTAAAGAAGTTAGTGATATAGAATCTGTAAACGTTGCTAATGCAGGACGTTTTGACAAATCTAATCCAAAAGACAAAGTAATGGTATTTTCAAGTGTTCAATTAAATCCAGATGAATTAAAAGCTGCTAAGGAATTATCAGAGCTAACTAATGTTAAATCTTATAATCAAGTATTACCATCAAATCCACAGCTTGATTTAAAGAAAGCTTTAGCACAATTTTAATATAATATTTGATTAAATAAACTAGACTTAGTTTAAATTAAAATTTTAGAATAGTTTATAAATCGATTTACATTGAATTTAAAAAAAATAAAGCTTAATAGAGCTTTTAGAAGTAAATATTAAAAAACTAAATATTTTTAGGGGGTAAAAAATATGTTGATGCATGCTTTAATGGCAGCACTAAGTGTATTTATCTGTTTTGCTGGTAACTACTTAACAGGACAAAGTATGATGGAACGTCCTTTAGTAGTAGGTCTTGTAACTGGTATATTAATGGGAGATATGAAAACAGGTATATTAATGGGGGCAGCTTTAGAAGCCGTATTCCTAGGAAATGTTAATATAGGTGGGGTTATAGCAGCGGAACCAGTTACTGCAACTACCTTAGCAACAACTTTTGCAATTATTTCTCATGTTGAAACAAAGGCAGCAATTACACTAGCTATACCTATTGGTATGTTAGCAGCTTTTGTTGTTATGTTCTTAAAAAACGTTTTAATGAATGTTTTTGCACCTGCTTTAGACGATGCTGCTAGAGAAAACAATCAAAAGAAAATAGTAGCACTTCATTACGGTACATGGGCATTATATTATCTTATAATATCAGCTATATCTTTCTTAGGTGTATTACTTGGAAGTGGTCCTGTAAATGCCTTAGTAGAAAATATACCTGCTAAACTAATGAATGGATTAAGCGCCGCTGGTGGACTTTTACCTGCAGTTGGTTTTGCAATGTTAATGAAATTACTTTGGGATAATAAATTAGCAGTATTTTATCTATTAGGATTTATTCTTACAGCTTACTTAAAACTGCCAGCTGTTGCAGTAGCAGTGGTGGGAGTTGTAATATGCGTTGTAACTTCACAAAGGGATTTACAGATTTCAAATCTTGTCCTTGCAGGTCCTAAAGGATCTGGACAGATGACCAAAGAAGATGAAGAGGAGGAATTTTTTGCGTAATGAAGATGAAGGAAAACTTATCAATTGAAGATAAAAAAATGTTACGTTCAGTATTTTGGCGTTCTTGGACTATGAATGCTAGCCGTACTGGTGCTACACAATATCATGCAGTGGGAGTTATATATACTCTTTTACCTGTAATAAATAGATTTTATAAAACTAAAGAGGAAAGATCAGAAGCTTTAGTTCGTCATACTACTTGGTTTAATGCTACTATGCATTTAAACAATTTTATTATGGGACTTGTATCTGCTATGGAACGTCAAAATAGTGAAGATGAAAACTTTGATTCAAGTTCAATTACTGCTGTAAAGGCCTCATTAATGGGACCGCTTTCAGGAATAGGTGATTCTTTTTTCTGGGGAATTTTAAGAGTTGTTGCAGCAGGTATAGGTATATCATTAGCTAGTACAGGCTCACCTTTAGGGGCAATAGTATTTTTATTATTATATAATATTCCAGCATTTTTAATACATTATTATGCACTTTATAGTGGATATTCAGTAGGTGCAAACTTTATACAAAAATTGTATGAAAGTGGCGGTATGAAAATATTAACTAAAGCTTCAAGCATACTTGGTCTTATTATGATGGGTTCTATGACTGCATCAAATGTTAAGTTCAAAACTATACTTCAAGTTGCTGTAGAAGGAAGCGACAAGCCTATTATGATTCAAGAATATTTGAATCAGTTATTCATTGGTATAGTTCCATTATGTGTAACTTTACTTGCATTCTACCTTTTACGTAAAAAAGTTAACATAAACATGGTAATGTTTGGTGTTATGTTCTTAGGTATAATATTAGGTTTATTAGGAATATGCTAAAATATACTTATAAGAATTCAGTGGTTTAAATACAATGGATTTTGTTTTAGTTTTTGATTAGATAGTATGTGTGGATAATTTCTACTAAAAAATGAAATTATAAAAAGGATATATTATGGTTGCAAAGATGCAATTTTAATATATCCTTTTGTATTTAAATTTATAATTAATTTTTAAATCATAAGTAAGACTAGATCAGTTTAATACTCCAATTTAGAAATATATTTTATACAAGTTTTTTTATGTGATATAATTTATATTAATGATTTAAATATTTGTTTAGGAGATTGTTATGGAAGTAAAAGAAATATTTAAAGCTAATGGTGTTAAAGTTACCAAAGCTAGATTATTAATATATGATTTGTTAAAGGAAAGTGATAGAAGTGTTACTGCCGATTATATATATAGTAAATGTAAAGAGATAAATTTATCTACTGTCTATAGAACTCTAGAGGTATTTTTAGAGAAGGATTTAGTAGATAAGTTTGAATTAGGAGATGGAAAAAGTTCTTATAAATTAAAGAATAGAAATATTCATAAGCATATTTTAGAATGTGATTTATGTCATAAAGAAATAGAAGTTCCATGTCCTATGCAACAGATTGAGGAGCTTTTAAGAAATCAAACAGGATTTAAAGTAAAAGAGCATAATCTTACTTTAAAGGGTATATGTGAAGAGTGTATAAATAATAAGAAAAAATAATTTTAAAATAGAATATTTACTTCAAAATTATAAGTATATGAATATTTATAATTTTGATATTTTATTTATAATTAATACTAGATTAAATAATAAATTATAGGCTATGAAGTAGTGAATAAAAATATTCATTATTTTATAGCTTTTTTTATTAAATTGTATGAACTTACAAAAAAGAAAATATAAAGAAAATCTTAATAAAAACTAAAATTTTTTCATTGTTTAAAGTATTTAGATTACTTAAAATGGGTTTAAAAAGGAGGGAATTATATGATAAAGTTTGATAAAAAAAAGAAGAATAATATTACTATAGTAAATATATATAATTTTATAAGAAAAACTGTTTATCCAAGTGGTGAATTTGTTGAAGATGATTTTCAGACAGTAGTTAGAGAGATTGAGTTAATAAAACAATATGGGTTTCCTGCAACCTATGCATTAAAACATGATGCTTTAATGGATGAAAGATTTGTAAACCTTATAAAAGAATCCATAGATGAATATGACGAAGTTGGAGCTTGGTTTGAGATAACTGAGGAATTAGCAAAGAAGGCCGGTGTTAAATGGAAGGGGGAAACTCCTATTGATGACCATGTTCATAGGGGATATTCACTAGGATACAGCCCAGAGGATAGATTTAAAATGGCTGATGTTTACATGGATGATTTTAAGTGTATATTTGGATACTATCCTAAGACAGTTGGTTCTTGGGTTATAGATATAAGAACTTTAACATATTTAAAGGAGAAGTATGGAGTAATAGGAGGGGCTATTTGTAGAGATCAAATTGGAACTGATGGATTTACTCTTTGGGGAGGATATTTTAATCAAGCCTATTATCCAAGTAAGTTAAATGAATATATTCCAGCTCAAAGGGAAGAAATGCAATTAGATTTACCTTTATTTAGGCTTTTAGGACCAGATCCAATTTATAATTTTGAAGAGGGATTACGAGAAGAGTTAAAAGGAGTCCATACTTTAGAGCCAGCATGGATAATTGGACAAAATAAAGAATGGGTTCATTGGTTTTTTGAGTGTTTAAATGAAGAGGAGACCTTAGGATTTTCTTATGCTCAGGTAGGACAGGAAAATACATTTTTATGGAATACCATGTATAAGGGATATGAAGTTCAAATAGAACATATATTCAATTTGCAAAAGGAGAAAAAGCTTAGAGTTGAAACCTTAGCTGAAAGTGCTCTTTGGTATAAGAAGAAATATAAATTAACTCCACCTACTACCTTTGGGGCTAAAAAGGATTGGAACACTTATAATATGAAAACTTTGTGGTATAACAGTAGATTTTATAGAAGTAGTTTTTTATTTGAAAATAATGTTTTAAGTATAAGAGATATTCATTTATTTAATGAAAATTATGAATCAAGATATTATGATAACTATTTAGATGATAATGAAAGTGTATTTGATGCATTGCCTTTAATGAGACCTCATTACTGGAAAAATGAAATAGATGAAAGACCAGAAATAAGCTTTGTTAAATTAAAAAGAATTGGTGTATATGAAAAAATTAAAGGAGATACCATAGATTTTAAAGGGATTAATGAGGATAAATGCAAAATAACATGGGATTTAAATCATGAGGAAAGCATAAAAATACTTTGCTATGAAGATAAGATAAGTATTAAATTTAATGTGAAAGATTCTAAAGAATGTATGCTTTGTATAAATACCTTACCTGTTCTTCAGGAATTAAATTTAAATACTATTTTATGTAAACATAATGATTTTAAATATAAAATCTCCTTAATTAAGGGAGAATTCTCAGTAGATGAAGAATATAAGATATTAATAATTCCAGAGGCGGGGGAAATACTTTTAGATTTAAATACTATTTGTGAAAAACCTAAGGAAAAAGAGTTCTTTACTGATGAATATTTAAAAAATAGAGAAGAGATAGATGGATATGTACCAGAATATAAAAGGTATAAGAAAGGTAGTAAGGTTAAACTTAGAGCCTTTAGACCAATTGTAAATATAGATACTTTACTTATGAATAAACCATTTTCTCAAGAAATTCTTTTAGGAAAAAGAGATAAAAAGGGAGAGATTAGATATACTTTAGATGGAAGTGAGCCAAATGAGAAATCCTTATTATATGAAGAGCCAATAGTTGTTAATGATAGAGCTTTTATAAAAGCTAAGGTTTTTAAAGAAGGATACAAGCCTAGTAACACTGTGGAAAGTAGAATATATGTAACTTTGCCAATAGCTAATATTAAAGGATTAACTAAGCCTACAGACCACTATATGTACAATAAAAGAGGAGTTTATGATTTAATAGATGGTGAAAAGGGAAGTTTACATTATACTGATGGAAAATGGCTTGGGTATACAGAAGATATGGAAGTAATAGTTGACTTAGGAGAAGTAAAAGAAATAAAAGAAATAATGGTTGGATTTTTACAAGACACAAGAGCTTGGATTTACTATCCTAAGTTTGTAGAGTTTTATTCTTCATTAGATGGAGAAGAGTTTACTTTATTAACAATGGAAGAAAAGGATAAGAATGAAAAAAGAGAAGAAGTAGGAAAAAAGGACATTACATCACAAAGAGAAATTAAGACTAGGTATATTAAAATATTTGCAAAGAATGAAGAGGTATGTCCAGCTTGGAGTATAATGCCTGGAGAGGGTCCTACCTTTATGTTTGTTGATCAAGTTACAGTAATATAAAGAGATTAATAGCAATAAAATTTGAAGGTTTTAAAGCTATTTAAAAGGAAAATTTTGTTCCTTTATAAATATATATAGGTAATATATTATTTAAAATACAGATGTATATTTAGGTTTTAGATATGTTATCATATCTAAAACTTAAATTAATTTACAAG from Clostridium perfringens carries:
- a CDS encoding FN3 associated domain-containing protein, encoding MIKFDKKKKNNITIVNIYNFIRKTVYPSGEFVEDDFQTVVREIELIKQYGFPATYALKHDALMDERFVNLIKESIDEYDEVGAWFEITEELAKKAGVKWKGETPIDDHVHRGYSLGYSPEDRFKMADVYMDDFKCIFGYYPKTVGSWVIDIRTLTYLKEKYGVIGGAICRDQIGTDGFTLWGGYFNQAYYPSKLNEYIPAQREEMQLDLPLFRLLGPDPIYNFEEGLREELKGVHTLEPAWIIGQNKEWVHWFFECLNEEETLGFSYAQVGQENTFLWNTMYKGYEVQIEHIFNLQKEKKLRVETLAESALWYKKKYKLTPPTTFGAKKDWNTYNMKTLWYNSRFYRSSFLFENNVLSIRDIHLFNENYESRYYDNYLDDNESVFDALPLMRPHYWKNEIDERPEISFVKLKRIGVYEKIKGDTIDFKGINEDKCKITWDLNHEESIKILCYEDKISIKFNVKDSKECMLCINTLPVLQELNLNTILCKHNDFKYKISLIKGEFSVDEEYKILIIPEAGEILLDLNTICEKPKEKEFFTDEYLKNREEIDGYVPEYKRYKKGSKVKLRAFRPIVNIDTLLMNKPFSQEILLGKRDKKGEIRYTLDGSEPNEKSLLYEEPIVVNDRAFIKAKVFKEGYKPSNTVESRIYVTLPIANIKGLTKPTDHYMYNKRGVYDLIDGEKGSLHYTDGKWLGYTEDMEVIVDLGEVKEIKEIMVGFLQDTRAWIYYPKFVEFYSSLDGEEFTLLTMEEKDKNEKREEVGKKDITSQREIKTRYIKIFAKNEEVCPAWSIMPGEGPTFMFVDQVTVI
- a CDS encoding C-GCAxxG-C-C family protein, producing MKSPSEYHKEGYTCAEAIIKSYNEEFNKDIPVSLGSGMGTGMAVGSLCGAVNGAVVAIGFIKGRESNDEKNEARAYSKELLNRIREEFNSEICLDLKKSKVSCAEIIDFAYDTLKDVLKEK
- a CDS encoding PTS system mannose/fructose/N-acetylgalactosamine-transporter subunit IIB, giving the protein MITQIRVDDRLIHGQVAVVWTKELNAPLLVVANDEAAKNEVMQMTLKMAVPNGMKLLIRSVEDAIKVFNDPRGKDKRMFVIVNSVSDATKIAKEVSDIESVNVANAGRFDKSNPKDKVMVFSSVQLNPDELKAAKELSELTNVKSYNQVLPSNPQLDLKKALAQF
- a CDS encoding Fur family transcriptional regulator yields the protein MEVKEIFKANGVKVTKARLLIYDLLKESDRSVTADYIYSKCKEINLSTVYRTLEVFLEKDLVDKFELGDGKSSYKLKNRNIHKHILECDLCHKEIEVPCPMQQIEELLRNQTGFKVKEHNLTLKGICEECINNKKK
- a CDS encoding PTS system mannose/fructose/sorbose family transporter subunit IID, whose protein sequence is MKMKENLSIEDKKMLRSVFWRSWTMNASRTGATQYHAVGVIYTLLPVINRFYKTKEERSEALVRHTTWFNATMHLNNFIMGLVSAMERQNSEDENFDSSSITAVKASLMGPLSGIGDSFFWGILRVVAAGIGISLASTGSPLGAIVFLLLYNIPAFLIHYYALYSGYSVGANFIQKLYESGGMKILTKASSILGLIMMGSMTASNVKFKTILQVAVEGSDKPIMIQEYLNQLFIGIVPLCVTLLAFYLLRKKVNINMVMFGVMFLGIILGLLGIC
- a CDS encoding 6-phosphofructokinase, giving the protein MNCIIAQSGGPTSVINASVYGLVKANKKLNLYENVYGGLNGIEGILNKKIINLSDLDELQLERFKNSPASGLGSCRYKLKPLSESEDEYLKLLDILNSLNIKAFFYVGGNDSMDTTAKLNAFAKAKNIDIKFFGIPKTIDNDLMHTDHTPGFGSAAKFISTAVLETYLDSKVYTNNGIFIIETMGRDTGWLAASGALATINGNKCADLVYLPERAFSVQSFLTDVARIFKEKKHVYIVASEGLKDENGKFLTETAPNDDSFGHAQLGGVGTYLKNLIIQASITHRVKSLELNTLQRCSMHASSKIDVNEAVMVGQAALEASINSEGGYMVAIRRDSSFPYKSSTFLIEADKIANNIKYFPSEWINEEGNNITEEGLLYLKPLISDFEDRDSLPLYHSFVL
- a CDS encoding PTS sugar transporter subunit IIA → MNKKILIASHGKLAGGIQSSLNILADKGDDVEVINAYITDEDYTPQIVNFIESIGENEQGIIFTDLFGGSVNQKAVTQVATAKKENIFIISNANLAIVLSILFSAEDELTEESIKNAIDEAQVTLVSTKLSSDDEDDFF
- a CDS encoding PTS mannose/fructose/sorbose/N-acetylgalactosamine transporter subunit IIC encodes the protein MLMHALMAALSVFICFAGNYLTGQSMMERPLVVGLVTGILMGDMKTGILMGAALEAVFLGNVNIGGVIAAEPVTATTLATTFAIISHVETKAAITLAIPIGMLAAFVVMFLKNVLMNVFAPALDDAARENNQKKIVALHYGTWALYYLIISAISFLGVLLGSGPVNALVENIPAKLMNGLSAAGGLLPAVGFAMLMKLLWDNKLAVFYLLGFILTAYLKLPAVAVAVVGVVICVVTSQRDLQISNLVLAGPKGSGQMTKEDEEEEFFA